One genomic region from Flavobacterium lindanitolerans encodes:
- a CDS encoding response regulator → MGTSMYVFLVDDDQDDRELFEEVIKGIDDSIDLLMFKNALELMEYLNREDISLPQIIFLDLNMPLISGTESLKQIRSNPRFMDISIAIYSTSSLEKDIEETFVNGANIYITKPNDFSILKKTIKNVLNINWQYFGSGMDRKNFFYHV, encoded by the coding sequence ATGGGTACATCTATGTATGTTTTCCTGGTTGATGACGACCAGGATGACCGTGAATTGTTTGAAGAAGTAATAAAGGGAATCGATGATTCTATTGATTTGCTAATGTTTAAGAATGCCCTGGAATTGATGGAGTATCTTAATAGAGAAGATATTTCCCTTCCACAAATTATATTTCTCGATTTGAATATGCCTCTTATTTCCGGAACGGAAAGTCTGAAGCAGATAAGGTCGAATCCACGGTTTATGGACATATCGATAGCGATTTATTCAACGTCTTCTTTAGAAAAAGATATTGAAGAAACGTTTGTCAACGGAGCTAATATTTATATCACAAAGCCCAATGATTTTTCAATATTGAAAAAGACCATAAAAAACGTCCTCAATATCAACTGGCAATACTTTGGCTCCGGCATGGACAGGAAAAATTTTTTCTATCATGTCTGA
- a CDS encoding LexA family transcriptional regulator — protein MQENKSQNAISVISRLKKALKIKTDIELSEFLNIKPNTISTWKKRDSVDFDSIITICELYELDLNEIFLNKKKAGAYTNHTPLISREVQFQYAKGNDNASLLDILPKYSFPFISADESRVFQVVSNNMFPVIDENSFVVCEKIDIDRIENDSIIVFVSHEKGLFINRVAKSTYDDNIFVLSNENDFYSSSKLNVSEISEAWVVRGVLSYDINNANRFKFINESIKKINKFLDDAKVK, from the coding sequence ATGCAAGAAAATAAATCACAAAACGCGATTAGCGTTATTAGTAGATTGAAGAAAGCGCTGAAAATCAAGACAGATATTGAATTGTCTGAATTTTTGAACATTAAGCCAAATACGATTTCTACTTGGAAAAAAAGAGATAGTGTAGATTTTGATTCTATAATCACAATTTGCGAGCTTTATGAGCTTGATTTGAATGAAATATTCTTAAATAAGAAAAAAGCAGGAGCCTATACCAACCACACTCCGTTGATTTCAAGAGAAGTTCAGTTTCAATATGCCAAAGGAAATGACAATGCCAGTTTACTTGATATTCTTCCAAAGTACAGTTTTCCTTTTATTAGTGCAGATGAATCCAGAGTATTTCAGGTGGTTAGCAATAACATGTTTCCTGTAATAGATGAGAATTCATTTGTGGTTTGCGAAAAAATTGACATTGACCGGATTGAAAATGATTCTATCATTGTTTTTGTAAGCCATGAAAAAGGCCTGTTCATCAATCGGGTGGCAAAAAGTACCTATGATGATAACATTTTTGTATTGAGCAATGAAAATGATTTTTATTCCAGTTCTAAATTGAACGTTTCTGAAATTTCAGAAGCATGGGTTGTGCGTGGTGTCTTGTCGTACGACATAAATAATGCCAACCGATTCAAATTTATAAACGAAAGCATCAAAAAGATTAATAAGTTTCTTGACGATGCGAAAGTCAAGTAA